In Ignavibacteriales bacterium, the following are encoded in one genomic region:
- a CDS encoding O-antigen ligase family protein, with product MMGNSLNTHLYSVTGWRGNADKYLSYILAIYLFLLMFVGRFEATQKIVVWMAGPLFAIIIFSNYIKNYFKLPKEVILYGLLWLWTFPGFVKVVDVGGYFRYFRLIFTILIFFFCIQVVMIRTGKIELIYKVLILISLLISLHGLIIGDYFSNAADVDNPEISRLHGLIQNANGFASVAIMGIGGVLFLWSNIKSLNGKIFSIIIISFLVFTIILTASRSGFISMLTLFVCWLVFCYYKNFVKHKFVYIFLILILVPVLSIGYSYLLEETYLGKRFQNVEDRELTEETRFQLYMEGFEMFKQSPFYGVGLSQFVVYSSKQAIAHSEYMELLATTGLGGLILMISFYYTILRKNYRVKKVISDKNVQYRINLGGAIVASVMVFGIFRANFLDIVPMLQLAMVAGYSNFLVHKYKAYKYLQSSSKKFSE from the coding sequence ATGATGGGTAATTCTTTAAATACCCATTTGTATTCTGTTACCGGTTGGCGGGGCAACGCAGACAAGTATCTTTCCTACATTCTTGCGATCTATTTGTTTCTTTTGATGTTTGTCGGAAGGTTTGAGGCCACTCAGAAGATCGTTGTTTGGATGGCAGGTCCGCTTTTTGCTATCATTATTTTTTCCAATTACATAAAAAATTATTTCAAACTTCCGAAAGAGGTTATTCTATACGGATTGCTTTGGTTATGGACATTCCCGGGATTTGTTAAGGTTGTTGATGTGGGCGGTTATTTCAGGTATTTCAGGCTGATATTTACGATCCTAATATTCTTCTTTTGTATCCAAGTTGTTATGATAAGAACGGGAAAGATCGAGTTGATATATAAGGTTTTGATACTAATCAGTTTGCTTATATCCTTACACGGTTTGATAATTGGTGACTACTTTTCTAACGCAGCGGATGTAGATAACCCGGAAATTTCAAGGCTTCATGGTCTTATACAAAATGCAAACGGCTTTGCAAGCGTTGCCATTATGGGAATTGGAGGAGTGCTTTTCCTTTGGAGTAACATTAAGTCACTCAATGGAAAGATATTTTCCATTATAATAATTAGCTTTCTCGTATTTACTATAATTCTTACGGCATCACGCAGCGGATTTATCTCGATGCTTACTTTGTTTGTTTGCTGGCTAGTATTTTGTTACTATAAGAATTTTGTCAAGCATAAATTTGTTTACATTTTTCTCATATTGATATTAGTACCTGTACTAAGCATTGGTTATTCTTATCTACTTGAGGAAACATACCTTGGTAAAAGGTTTCAAAATGTCGAAGATAGGGAATTGACGGAGGAAACTCGTTTTCAGCTTTATATGGAGGGGTTTGAAATGTTTAAGCAATCCCCTTTTTACGGAGTTGGATTATCTCAGTTTGTGGTCTATTCTTCGAAACAGGCTATAGCTCATTCCGAATATATGGAACTCCTGGCAACAACAGGGTTAGGAGGGCTTATTTTAATGATTTCTTTTTACTATACGATCCTAAGAAAGAATTATAGGGTAAAAAAAGTTATTTCAGATAAGAATGTACAATACAGGATAAACCTGGGCGGTGCCATAGTTGCTTCCGTAATGGTATTTGGCATCTTCCGGGCAAATTTTCTTGATATTGTTCCGATGCTTCAACTAGCAATGGTTGCGGGCTATTCTAATTTTCTGGTTCACAAGTATAAAGCATATAAATATCTCCAATCATCTTCCAAAAAGTTCTCAGAATAA
- a CDS encoding glycosyltransferase, whose translation MTICHVTSMHPFNDDRIFERACKGLNSIGDKVILIATHDGDIVIDGIGILGLKKRKGLSRRILSSFEAFRKARTVKADVFHFHDPDLIPWMLILSFLNRKVVYDVHENYESRAVKLPPLFLRKVYAKIYRKLENMLSSGFSGLTVVTPSMKNLFRGVNKPIEVTDNVVYVSRLKDVELPAEKNKKLTIYTSGTNSKYRNCLQTIDALPHILREVPDIRMMFAGRYYPEDYRSLLNKRAEDLGVSEYVSIEGMMSWEENFKRTAGAHIGCVFYEDNLNNRVTLPNRLYEYMFCGVAVLGEDFPEVRRVLEDSGAGLCVNSNSPESIAGKAIYMLKNPDVMIEMGRKGREAVLKKYNFENELMRLDQFYKKIAGNGGQVA comes from the coding sequence ATGACCATTTGTCATGTTACAAGTATGCATCCGTTTAATGATGATAGGATCTTTGAGAGAGCTTGCAAAGGATTGAATTCTATTGGAGATAAAGTAATATTGATCGCCACACACGATGGTGATATAGTGATAGATGGGATCGGTATCTTGGGTTTAAAAAAAAGGAAGGGGTTATCTAGAAGGATACTTTCCTCTTTTGAGGCGTTTCGAAAAGCAAGAACGGTCAAAGCAGACGTTTTTCATTTTCATGATCCGGACCTAATACCCTGGATGCTTATCCTATCATTTTTAAATAGAAAAGTCGTTTATGATGTGCATGAGAACTATGAATCCCGCGCAGTAAAATTACCTCCACTGTTTTTAAGAAAAGTGTATGCAAAAATTTATAGAAAATTAGAAAATATGCTTTCTTCGGGATTTTCAGGGCTGACAGTTGTTACCCCCAGCATGAAAAACCTTTTTAGAGGAGTCAATAAACCGATCGAAGTAACAGACAATGTTGTATATGTTTCGAGGTTAAAAGATGTTGAATTGCCGGCCGAAAAGAATAAGAAATTAACAATTTATACATCAGGAACGAATTCGAAATACCGGAATTGTCTTCAAACCATCGATGCCCTTCCCCACATTTTAAGGGAGGTCCCGGATATCAGGATGATGTTTGCGGGACGTTATTATCCCGAAGATTACAGATCATTGCTGAATAAAAGGGCCGAAGACCTCGGTGTTTCTGAATATGTCAGCATCGAGGGTATGATGTCGTGGGAAGAAAATTTTAAAAGAACTGCCGGGGCTCATATTGGATGTGTTTTTTATGAAGATAATCTTAACAACAGAGTTACATTGCCAAATAGGTTGTATGAATATATGTTCTGCGGTGTTGCTGTTCTTGGGGAGGATTTTCCGGAGGTTAGAAGGGTCTTAGAGGATTCGGGCGCAGGTTTATGCGTAAACTCTAACTCTCCCGAGAGCATTGCTGGAAAAGCAATTTATATGCTAAAGAATCCGGATGTGATGATAGAAATGGGAAGAAAGGGAAGGGAAGCAGTATTGAAAAAATACAATTTCGAAAATGAGCTTATGAGGTTGGATCAATTTTATAAAAAAATAGCGGGTAATGGCGGACAAGTTGCTTAA